One Manihot esculenta cultivar AM560-2 chromosome 18, M.esculenta_v8, whole genome shotgun sequence genomic window carries:
- the LOC110606647 gene encoding E3 ubiquitin-protein ligase RNF185 — MASGFGESTSRPPQNPSFSSNSNGDAGNFECNICFDLAQDPIVTLCGHLFCWPCLYKWLHFHSQSKECPVCKALVEEEKLVPLYGRGKTSTDPRSKSIPGVNIPNRPAGQRPETAPPPEPNHFAQHGFGFMGGLGGFAPMATARFGNFTLSAAFGGLIPSLFNLQLHGFPDPAMYGAAAGFPYGFSNSFHGGHAHGYPPHQGQGQQDYYLKRLLLFIGFCVLLALIWQ; from the coding sequence ATGGCAAGTGGTTTTGGGGAATCAACAAGCAGGCCACCCCAAAACCCCTCATTTTCTAGCAACAGTAATGGTGATGCTGGTAACTTTGAATGCAATATTTGCTTTGACTTAGCTCAGGATCCCATAGTAACTCTGTGCGGCCATCTTTTCTGCTGGCCCTGTCTTTACAAATGGCTCCACTTTCACTCACAATCTAAGGAATGCCCTGTTTGTAAGGCTTTGGTGGAGGAGGAGAAATTGGTTCCCCTGTATGGTAGGGGTAAAACATCAACGGACCCTAGATCAAAGTCCATTCCTGGTGTTAATATTCCTAACCGCCCAGCTGGGCAGAGGCCTGAAACAGCTCCTCCGCCAGAACCAAATCATTTTGCTCAACATGGATTTGGATTCATGGGAGGGCTGGGTGGATTTGCTCCAATGGCAACAGCTAGGTTTGGGAATTTTACATTGTCTGCAGCTTTTGGTGGGCTCATCCCTTCTCTTTTTAACCTTCAATTGCATGGATTTCCTGATCCTGCCATGTATGGGGCGGCTGCTGGCTTTCCTTATGGGTTCTCTAACTCTTTTCATGGCGGTCATGCACATGGATATCCTCCGCACCAAGGGCAAGGACAGCAAGATTATTATCTGAAGAGGCTACTTCTGTTTATTGGTTTTTGTGTTCTCCTTGCTCTCATTTGGCAATAG
- the LOC110606646 gene encoding probable galacturonosyltransferase-like 1: MLRLLTLQLLLLLLFSHLLTTNATATAITQQFKEAPQFYNSPDCPSFDQDESDSESDGEGTIFCSDQAVHVAMTLDTAYIRGSMAAILSVLQHSSCPQNVAFHFVASASANASLLRTTISSSFPYLNFRVYTFDDSSVSRLISTSIRSALDCPLNYARSYLANILPLCVRRVVYLDSDLVLVDDIAKLAATPLGEKTILAAPEYCNANFTSYFTPTFWSNPSLSLTFADRKACYFNTGVMVIDLDRWRAGDYTTKIEEWMELQKRMRIYELGSLPPFLLVFAGNIVPVDHRWNQHGLGGDNFRGLCRDLHPGPVSLLHWSGKGKPWARLDANRPCPLDALWAPYDLLQTPFALDS, from the coding sequence ATGCTTAGACTCCTCACTCTTcaactcctcctcctcctcctcttctctCACCTTTTAACCACCAATGCCACCGCCACCGCCATTACTCAACAGTTCAAAGAAGCTCCACAGTTCTATAACTCCCCAGATTGCCCTTCTTTTGATCAAGATGAGAGTGATTCAGAATCGGACGGTGAAGGCACCATCTTTTGCTCCGATCAAGCAGTCCATGTAGCAATGACTCTAGATACAGCATATATACGTGGTTCCATGGCGGCAATTCTCTCTGTTCTTCAACACTCCTCTTGTCCCCAGAATGTTGCCTTCCATTTCGTAGCTTCTGCTTCTGCCAACGCCTCTCTCCTGCGCACCAccatctcctcctccttcccttACCTCAATTTCCGAGTTTACACATTCGATGACTCGTCCGTGTCAAGACTCATCTCCACCTCTATCCGTTCTGCACTAGATTGCCCATTAAATTATGCTCGAAGCTACTTGGCCAATATCCTTCCTTTATGCGTTCGCCGAGTTGTCTACCTTGACTCAGACCTCGTCCTCGTCGATGACATTGCAAAGCTCGCCGCTACTCCACTGGGTGAAAAAACTATTCTTGCAGCTCCTGAATACTGCAATGCAAATTTCACTTCTTATTTCACACCAACTTTCTGGTCTAACCCTTCTCTATCACTCACATTTGCGGATAGAAAAGCTTGTTACTTTAATACTGGAGTTATGGTCATCGATCTCGATCGATGGAGGGCAGGAGACTACACTACCAAGATCGAAGAATGGATGGAGCTGCAAAAGAGAATGAGAATATACGAACTGGGGTCTTTGCCACCATTCTTGCTGGTTTTTGCAGGGAATATTGTACCTGTTGATCACCGGTGGAACCAGCACGGGCTCGGCGGTGATAATTTTAGAGGTCTCTGTAGGGATTTACATCCGGGTCCTGTTAGTCTCTTGCATTGGAGCGGTAAAGGGAAGCCATGGGCTAGACTCGACGCTAACCGGCCATGTCCTTTGGATGCTCTATGGGCTCCATACGATCTCTTGCAAACTCCCTTTGCGTTGGATTCTTGA